Proteins co-encoded in one Callospermophilus lateralis isolate mCalLat2 chromosome 2, mCalLat2.hap1, whole genome shotgun sequence genomic window:
- the Lcn12 gene encoding epididymal-specific lipocalin-12 isoform X3, translating to MGPWCVLLLSLTLPTVLQGQDPTTPPQVANFQSNQFQGQWFVLGLASNTYRREDRALLNTFSTTFGLNQKGHFEVSNTMTRGKRCNTWSYVLIPAAQPGHFTVDTKGEADPGGRAGTGKFSEDVQVVDGDYTIFALLLSVRRMGSQTTIRISLLGRHWNLPRWTLDRFTCLVKAQGLTKDNIVFPTAIDELPDPAC from the exons ATGGGCCCTTGGTGTGTCTTGTTGCTGTCACTCACCCTGCCAACAGTCCTGCAGGGCCAGGACCCAACCACCCCACCACAGGTGGCAAACTTCCAAAGTAACCAG TTCCAGGGGCAGTGGTTTGTCCTTGGTCTGGCAAGTAACACCTACAGGAGAGAAGACCGGGCTTTGCTGAATACCTTCTCCACGACATTTGGGCTCAACCAAAAGGGCCACTTTGAGGTCTCCAACACCATGACCCG GGGCAAGCGCTGCAACACTTGGTCTTACGTGCTGATCCCAGCAGCCCAGCCTGGGCACTTCACTGTGGACACCAAGGGCGAGGCTGACCCAGGCGGGAGGGCGGGGACCGGCAAGTTTAGTGAAGACGTCCAGGTGGTCGATGGCGACTACACGATCTTTGCCCTTCTGCTGTCCGTCAGACGGATGGGCAGCCAGACCACAATCAGGATCAGTCTGCTGG GCAGACACTGGAATCTGCCCCGCTGGACGCTGGACAGATTCACCTGCCTGGTCAAAGCTCAGGGTCTCACCAAGGACAACATCGTCTTCCCAACTGCCATCG ATGAGCTGCCCGATCCTGCCTGCTGA
- the Lcn12 gene encoding epididymal-specific lipocalin-12 isoform X2 yields MGPWCVLLLSLTLPTVLQGQDPTTPPQVANFQSNQFQGQWFVLGLASNTYRREDRALLNTFSTTFGLNQKGHFEVSNTMTRGKRCNTWSYVLIPAAQPGHFTVDTKGEADPGGRAGTGKFSEDVQVVDGDYTIFALLLSVRRMGSQTTIRISLLGRHWNLPRWTLDRFTCLVKAQGLTKDNIVFPTAIGNAFTGSGQWEMESRQAGRGLPEDPRLMSPAPTPEQAGPFSLPLVPFPPPPSHLPVSPHIPPRPTPLLSLMACPTVPHPAR; encoded by the exons ATGGGCCCTTGGTGTGTCTTGTTGCTGTCACTCACCCTGCCAACAGTCCTGCAGGGCCAGGACCCAACCACCCCACCACAGGTGGCAAACTTCCAAAGTAACCAG TTCCAGGGGCAGTGGTTTGTCCTTGGTCTGGCAAGTAACACCTACAGGAGAGAAGACCGGGCTTTGCTGAATACCTTCTCCACGACATTTGGGCTCAACCAAAAGGGCCACTTTGAGGTCTCCAACACCATGACCCG GGGCAAGCGCTGCAACACTTGGTCTTACGTGCTGATCCCAGCAGCCCAGCCTGGGCACTTCACTGTGGACACCAAGGGCGAGGCTGACCCAGGCGGGAGGGCGGGGACCGGCAAGTTTAGTGAAGACGTCCAGGTGGTCGATGGCGACTACACGATCTTTGCCCTTCTGCTGTCCGTCAGACGGATGGGCAGCCAGACCACAATCAGGATCAGTCTGCTGG GCAGACACTGGAATCTGCCCCGCTGGACGCTGGACAGATTCACCTGCCTGGTCAAAGCTCAGGGTCTCACCAAGGACAACATCGTCTTCCCAACTGCCATCGGTAACGCGTTCACAGGCAGTGGACAGTGGGAAATGGAGAGCAGGCAGGCTGGGCGGGGCCTTCCAGAGGACCCCAGGCTGATGTCCCCAGCCCCTACCCCAGAGCAGGCtggtcccttctccctccccctggTCCCCTTTCCGCCCCCTCCCAGTCACCTGCCTGTTTCCCCTCACATCCCTCCCAGGCCCACCCCTCTCCTCTCCCTCATGGCCTGTCCCACTGTCCCTCACCCTGCCAGATGA
- the C8g gene encoding complement component C8 gamma chain isoform X1: MDFLGWASCGARQWTLTWDFAALGLLIAATITMLPLETPLFLTLLLVANSLAQRVRPPRPPTLISSIQPKARFNAQQGAAMVINTSRKLDGICWQVRQLYRDTEVPGHFLLQAQGARAPVHMVVAATDYQVFAILYLERARQLSVKLYARSLPVSDTVLSVFEQKVKSANLTENQILYFPKYGFCKAADQFHILDEVKGQGLREP; this comes from the exons ATGGACTTCCTGGGCTGGGCTTCCTGTGGGGCTAGACAGTGGACTCTGACCTGGGACTTTGCTGCCCTTGGCCTCCTCATCGCTGCCACTATCACCATGCTGCCCCTTGAGACCCCACTGTTCTTGACCCTGCTGCTGGTGGCCAACTCACTGGCCCAGAGGGTTCGACCCCCTCGGCCCCCAACCCTCATCAGCAGCATCCAGCCCAAGGCCAGATTCAATGCTCAGCAG GGTGCAGCCATGGTCATCAACACCTCCCGCAAGCT ggatgGGATCTGCTGGCAGGTGCGACAGCTCTACAGAGACACAGAGGTCCCTGGCCACTTCCTGCTCCAAG CTCAAGGAGCCCGGGCCCCTGTGCACATGGTGGTTGCTGCGACTGACTACCAGGTCTTCGCCATCCTGTACCTGGAGCGGGCGAGGCAGCTGTCTGTGAAGCTCTACG CCCGATCGCTTCCTGTGAGTGACACTGTCCTGAGTGTGTTCGAGCAGAAGGTCAAAAGTGCCAACCTGACTGAAAACCAGATCTTATACTTCCCCAAGTATG GTTTCTGCAAGGCTGCTGACCAGTTCCACATCCTGGATG AAGTGAAGGGGCAAGGCCTGCGGGAGCCGTGA
- the C8g gene encoding complement component C8 gamma chain isoform X2 produces the protein MDFLGWASCGARQWTLTWDFAALGLLIAATITMLPLETPLFLTLLLVANSLAQRVRPPRPPTLISSIQPKARFNAQQFSGTWLLVGVGSACRFLQEQGHQAEATTLHVTPQGAAMVINTSRKLDGICWQVRQLYRDTEVPGHFLLQAQGARAPVHMVVAATDYQVFAILYLERARQLSVKLYARSLPVSDTVLSVFEQKVKSANLTENQILYFPKYGFCKAADQFHILDEVKGQGLREP, from the exons ATGGACTTCCTGGGCTGGGCTTCCTGTGGGGCTAGACAGTGGACTCTGACCTGGGACTTTGCTGCCCTTGGCCTCCTCATCGCTGCCACTATCACCATGCTGCCCCTTGAGACCCCACTGTTCTTGACCCTGCTGCTGGTGGCCAACTCACTGGCCCAGAGGGTTCGACCCCCTCGGCCCCCAACCCTCATCAGCAGCATCCAGCCCAAGGCCAGATTCAATGCTCAGCAG TTTTCAGGGACATGGCTCCTTGTGGGTGTGGGCTCTGCCTGCCGCTTCCTACAGGAGCAGGGTCACCAGGCTGAGGCCACCACATTGCACGTGACTCCCCAGGGTGCAGCCATGGTCATCAACACCTCCCGCAAGCT ggatgGGATCTGCTGGCAGGTGCGACAGCTCTACAGAGACACAGAGGTCCCTGGCCACTTCCTGCTCCAAG CTCAAGGAGCCCGGGCCCCTGTGCACATGGTGGTTGCTGCGACTGACTACCAGGTCTTCGCCATCCTGTACCTGGAGCGGGCGAGGCAGCTGTCTGTGAAGCTCTACG CCCGATCGCTTCCTGTGAGTGACACTGTCCTGAGTGTGTTCGAGCAGAAGGTCAAAAGTGCCAACCTGACTGAAAACCAGATCTTATACTTCCCCAAGTATG GTTTCTGCAAGGCTGCTGACCAGTTCCACATCCTGGATG AAGTGAAGGGGCAAGGCCTGCGGGAGCCGTGA